In bacterium, a genomic segment contains:
- a CDS encoding glycosyltransferase family 39 protein: MNKTARKKQEIAQDAQTKDYGRFAVLAVFVVILIVYSVTLFMLFPGMPITTRQADMIPGYDRYYPPFRTDEFNYYNIAQHILTGGLYQEGSFERAYPLGFPLAAAPFIAVLGERGGYVANILITMLSLYIFYIVIRRYNKRSHVLALVIVMAFATLNWFYADSCYSEPLSQLLLILTLYLMERGKNSPKSLYFFLAAGIVTGFNLFVRPHYVLIGAPFFVSLWLSGKSRYTFKNAGILYGCGIGAVVAVWMVRNSFVFGSPLTFEYTRMITQFLPGNPAPGVKGNVFTGSHRLLFDEYHGLLTITPILLIFPAGLRAMWQRGLKNESVTFLVTAVMMALVFASGPYPFTEFGLGSRHLMPLYPLMMIPAVFYVDDRMFTRGMVLALALYSFYHAGLGWFTGTFPGLGYFPGFLNDAHARAIILSRKNALPKRTFKSADELYKMHLESIKSFDMYKYLQTLSPEVRKEIEGKERDFFLFWRFHQEELRSKIQTMDPVNGITYEGFTFVDPNAAPAVPPDSSATGK; the protein is encoded by the coding sequence GTGAATAAAACTGCCAGAAAAAAACAGGAAATCGCTCAGGATGCACAGACGAAGGATTACGGCCGTTTTGCAGTACTCGCGGTTTTTGTCGTCATCCTGATCGTTTACTCGGTTACCCTGTTCATGCTTTTCCCGGGAATGCCCATAACTACCCGTCAGGCAGACATGATTCCCGGATATGACCGTTATTACCCTCCGTTCAGAACCGATGAATTCAATTACTACAACATTGCCCAGCACATTCTCACCGGCGGGCTCTATCAGGAAGGTTCCTTCGAGCGCGCATATCCCCTCGGGTTTCCGCTTGCGGCGGCGCCGTTTATCGCTGTGCTCGGAGAAAGGGGAGGGTATGTCGCAAATATCCTTATTACCATGCTCTCTCTGTATATTTTCTATATCGTGATACGCCGCTACAACAAAAGGTCGCATGTTCTCGCGCTCGTTATTGTCATGGCTTTTGCCACGCTCAACTGGTTCTATGCGGATTCGTGTTATTCCGAGCCGTTATCGCAGCTCCTGCTGATTCTTACCTTGTACCTCATGGAACGGGGGAAGAACTCACCGAAAAGCCTGTACTTCTTTCTGGCAGCAGGAATAGTAACAGGTTTCAATCTGTTTGTGCGGCCGCATTATGTGCTTATCGGGGCGCCGTTTTTCGTATCGTTATGGTTGAGCGGAAAATCCCGGTACACATTTAAAAACGCCGGAATACTGTACGGATGCGGAATCGGTGCGGTCGTTGCGGTGTGGATGGTGCGCAACTCGTTTGTTTTCGGTTCACCGCTGACATTCGAGTACACACGGATGATCACCCAGTTCCTGCCTGGCAATCCCGCGCCCGGTGTAAAGGGGAATGTGTTCACCGGCAGCCATCGCCTGCTGTTCGACGAGTACCATGGCCTGTTGACCATAACCCCGATACTGCTCATCTTTCCCGCGGGATTGAGAGCCATGTGGCAGAGAGGATTGAAGAACGAGTCGGTTACGTTTCTGGTTACAGCGGTCATGATGGCGCTGGTTTTTGCTTCGGGGCCGTATCCTTTTACCGAATTCGGGCTCGGCTCCCGTCACCTGATGCCGCTGTATCCGCTCATGATGATACCTGCGGTGTTTTATGTCGATGACAGGATGTTTACCCGGGGGATGGTGCTGGCACTTGCCCTGTATTCATTTTATCATGCCGGTCTCGGATGGTTTACCGGAACGTTTCCGGGGCTCGGGTATTTCCCGGGATTTCTCAATGACGCCCATGCGCGGGCGATAATTCTTTCCAGAAAAAATGCCCTGCCGAAAAGGACATTCAAATCGGCTGATGAACTGTATAAGATGCATCTTGAATCAATTAAAAGCTTCGATATGTACAAATACCTCCAGACGCTTTCACCCGAAGTCCGCAAGGAAATCGAAGGGAAAGAGCGTGATTTTTTCCTGTTCTGGAGATTCCATCAGGAGGAACTCAGGTCAAAGATACAAACCATGGATCCCGTAAACGGTATCACCTATGAGGGATTCACCTTCGTCGACCCCAATGCTGCTCCGGCTGTTCCGCCCGATTCTTCCGCCACAGGGAAATGA